The following proteins are encoded in a genomic region of Periophthalmus magnuspinnatus isolate fPerMag1 chromosome 21, fPerMag1.2.pri, whole genome shotgun sequence:
- the LOC117388890 gene encoding protein FAM200C-like yields the protein MICNAKLSNSSLAPAKLKEHFLNLHGDGEYKNTTLAEFKVKRARFDEKATLPALGFVPINKPILTASYEVAYLIAKQGKPHTIDDTISDRIENMSKDILAQVVAALILNPVKFSLQLDETTDVSNLSQLAVFVRYVKDDIKKDFLFCKPLTTITKAADVKKLVDDFFRDNNLSWNMVSPVCTDGAPVMLGRKSGFGALVKSDAPHIIVTHCILHRHALATKTLPPEMTEVLKIVVECVNYVRNSALRNRIFSELCKDMGSEFEVLLYHSNVRWLSWGQVLNRVFALRVELALFLQEHQHRHADCFKNSKFILILAYMADIFAALNNLNQQMQGGGVNIIEAEENLKAFQKKLPLWKQRTENNNFANFPLLDDCVSKIEDVSGIEDISVTVELKQAIATHLDELAKSLNGYFPTRESYPAWVRQPFTFGVETADVNDEYLDKIIEIQQSQVQQQLFRTTTLSTF from the exons ATGATTTGCAATGCCAAGTTAAGCAATTCTAGTCTAGCACCGGCAAAACTAAAGGAACACTTCCTTAACCTGCATGGAGATGGGGAATACAAGAACACAACGCTTGCTGAATTCAAGGTGAAGAGAGCCAGATTTGATGAAAAGGCTACTCTGCCTGCTCTTGGCTTTGTACCCATCAACAAACCGATCCTCACAGCATCGTACGAAGTTGCTTACCTAATCGCAAAGCAGGGCAAACCACACACCATTG ATGACACCATCAGCGACAGAATAGAGAATATGAGCAAAGACATCTTGGCTCAAGTTGTTGCAGCTCTGATTTTAAACCCGGTAAAATTCAGCCTCCAACTCGACGAGACCACGGACGTTTCTAATCTAAGTCAGCTTGCTGTATTTGTGCGCTATGTGAAAGATGACATAaagaaagattttttattttgtaagccTCTTACAACAATAACTAAGGCAGCCGATGTGAAGAAACTTGTGGATGACTTCTTCAGAGACAACAATCTTTCGTGGAATATGGTTTCTCCAGTTTGTACGGATGGAGCTCCAGTCATGTTGGGAAGAAAGTCTGGCTTTGGTGCGCTAGTGAAATCCGATGCACCACACATCATTGTTACGCATTGTATTCTGCACAGGCATGCATTGGCAACAAAAACCTTGCCTCCAGAAATGACAGAAGTATTAAAAATTGTAGTGGAATGTGTGAACTATGTGCGAAATAGTGCACTGAGGAACCGCATCTTCAGTGAACTGTGTAAAGACATGGGCTCTGAATTCGAGGTACTTCTGTACCATTCTAACGTTCGGTGGTTATCCTGGGGACAGGTGCTGAATCGTGTTTTTGCCTTGCGTGTGGAATTAGCCCTGTTTTTGCAAGAGCACCAACATCGTCATGCAGATTGCTTCAAAAATTCTAAGTTCATTCTCATTTTAGCGTACATGGCTGATATATTCGCAGCTCTCAATAATCTCAATCAGCAGATGCAGGGTGGTGGAGTCAACATCATTGAAGCGGAAGAAAACCTGAAGGCTTTTCAAAAAAAGCTACCGTTATGGAAACAACGAACAGAGAACAATAACTTTGCAAATTTTCCCCTGCTGGACGACTGTGTAAGTAAGATCGAAGATGTGTCTGGAATCGAAGACATTTCTGTAACCGTGGAACTGAAGCAAGCAATTGCCACGCACTTAGATGAGCTTGCAAAGTCTCTCAATGGATACTTCCCTACAAGAGAGTCATATCCAGCATGGGTGAGACAGCCGTTCACGTTTGGTGTTGAGACAGCAGATGTCAATGATGAATACCTCGACAAAATCATTGAAATTCAGCAGAGCCAGGTTCAACAGCAACTCTTCAGAACAACAACGCTCTCAACGTTTTGA